ATGACACTCCTACATGTCCTGAAATACCCATGCCAGATTTCAGAAAATACGATATCATGGACATAATAGTGGCTAAATTGCCATGCAAGTTCCCGGAAGAAGGATGGGAGAGGGAGGTGTTTAGGCTTCAAGTTCATCTGATAGTGGCGAATTTGGCTGTGAGGAAAGGGAAGAGAGACTGGAATTGGAGGACGAAAGTGGTGTTTTGGAGTAAATGCAGGCCAATGTTGGAGCTTTTCCGATGCGATGACTTGGTAAGAAGGGAAGGTGATTGGTGGTACTTTGTGCCTGAGATAGCGAGGTTGGAACAGAAGGTTTCTTTGCCTGTTGGGTCTTGTAAATTGTCATTGCCCTTGTGGGGACAAGGTACGCCTTCAACTctactcttttatttatttattttttaaatgtattttattCTTTACTTGGCCGCACGTCACTGAACGTCCAAACTAGAAGAACCAATCTTCATATACTGtcaaaaaatcacataaaaaaaaatacaaaactttaTATACTGTAAAAAATTAgccataaaatgaaaaaaaaaaccttgtgtcaaaaaattgataaataaactGTCAAACTAGAAgggttaaaaatgaaaaaaggtcGAAAATAGAATGACAAGAATTAGCAAAAAGAGAAACCCTGGAAGTAGAAGAAAAAGGgttaaaaataaagaacaaaagaaaacGTCAAAAAGGCTAAAATTGAAGAAAGCTAAAACATAAAACCGCGCCAGGTAGGGATCGAACCTACGACTTTCTGCTTAGGAAACAGACGCTCTATCCACTGAGCTACGAGCGCTTGGTGGCAATTTGACTCTCATAAgactataaatattttatttctttcagtTCTAAGTTTAGAATTTGATTATTATGGAGATGGGGCTCGTTAAATTGCCCATTATTCATAGTTCATGGTTTGGTTTGACTCTTGTTAATGTCAGAAATGAGTGTTTTTGCTTGCTTGCTTTTTAAGTTTAAGATGCAGCGGTTGGGCTTTAGTTGTCATACTTTATCTGAAATGCCAATTAATAAGCATTAATTAAACAACAAATCTCAATATATTTCTTACAAGCTTTCGACAAATATTTTTAGTTGTAATAaaactgaaaagaaaaaatatataattctctCAGGAAACGACGAAATCTACGACCTTTCCAGGATAAAAAGTGCCACAAAGACAGTCAAACGTGAAGCCTATGCTACCGTCCTTCATTCCAAAGACAGGTACGTTTGTGGTGCAATAACCCTAGCGCAAAGTCTCCTGAAAACGGGCACCAAGCGCGACCTTCTTCTCCTCATCGACAAGTCCATCTCTGCCCCCAAGCGTGAGGCCCTCGTTGCAGCCGGTTGGAAGATTCGAATCATCACAAGAATCCGTAATCCAATGGCTGAAAAGGGCACATACAATGAGTATAATTACAGCAAGTTCAGGCTTTGGCAACTCACAGATTATGACAAAATCATATTCATAGATGCAGACATTATTGTTTTACGAAACCTTGATCTCCTCTTCCATTTTCCTCAGCTCTCAGCTACGGGTAATGATATATGGATCTTTAATTCGGGTATTATGGTGATTGAGCCGTCAAATTGCACATTTCGAATACTAATGAACCGCCGCAGAGAAATCGTCTCATACAATGGCGGTGACCAAGGCTTCCTTAACGAAATTTACGTATGGTGGCATCGATTACCCAGAAGAGTGAACTTTCTAAAGAATTTCTGGGCTAATACCACACTTGAAGCTAGTCTTAAAAACCATTTATTTGCAGCAGATCCCCCAGAACTTTACTCCGTTCATTATTTAGGTTTAAAGCCTTGGTTATGTTACAGAGATTATGACTGTAACTGGGATATTGAGAACCAACATGTTTATGCTAGCGATGTGGCACATGAGAGGTGGTGGAAACTGCACGATGCCATGGATGAGAAGCTGCAGAAGTTTTGTGGGCTAACAGAGCAAAGGAGAATTGAGTTAGATTGGGACAAAAAGAAAGCTAGAGAGGCGGGGCTGCCTAATAAGCATTGGAGGATCAATGTTACAGATCCTAGACGGTCTCATCTGattgattaaaattcatatGCCATTACTTTCTTTTACcctttatcatatatttttatcccttttttgTAGAACAATATATACTATACTTGGGATGTTTTTTTCTTCCATACAATTTATGTGTGAATATAAATTGGTCGAGGAGTCAATGAGTCCTGTTTATTAAACAGGGAGTACAAGTTGTACGGTTTGTTTATGGTTTCTTTTGGGTATTTTGGTATaggccaaaaagacttattctcccCTCAGGGTTGTGGCAAcctaaattagtatttattaaatatcaaaaattcaaCCTCggggttattaaaattaacaaaaataagttaattttaaagataaaattatcatttaactaataatatatttaaaataataaaatattatctatttctcttattaatttagaaagttaacaactttttaaaaattaaaatttgaaatattatatttttctcttaggatttctttcttttcttcctcttttcgATGTAATCTTCTAGCGAAACAATCGTTTTcgtttgaaatatttaatatgattaaattattttaaattatatctaaGTATCCAATTGAATGTtcaaaataagatatatataacattgcttgTAAAGTAATAAAGAAGTATAATTATTTAGGGACAAATTAAGATTGTTACCAATCAATGGTTTgtcttaaaaatgtttttaaataatcaaaacctttttagttttattttgtgtatttaaaattattgtagCTTAATGGAGCAGTTAGGGTTAGGGTTCTTATGTATAAATAGAAAAAGgatttatatacaatattaataataaaattatatgtacctattttgaatatataaatatattcacacttatatgtgtcatcatataattaaatgattttgaattaataataaaataatacctaattatatgatgacatatataaatatatatataactgtgtattcaaaatagatctatataatattgctctaatattaaatatagctaaaaatgtaaaattataaaagacgATAAAGGTGATTGGTTAATGCGTTAACAATATTCCAAAAGGTAATAATAGAATGAGTTTAAAGGTCTCAATCATGGAACAACAATATctctaagaaaagaaaataaaagtggAGATGGGTGCAGCGTAACAATTAGATGAGAATCGTGAAAGGAAATATGTATGAATTGGTACACCTACCGCAccctatgtttttttttatgtatttatttaaaagtCATAGAGTCAATATAAAGCTAAATAATTCAACACCAACCATTAGTAGTTGTGATTAGATtagattaaatgataattaatgcTTAAATCACTCACACGTAACCACAAGTACACACACCATCGTTTCTCTTCTTTTGTATAGGGCTGGGCTTTAGTCGGTTGAACTGTTGGGCTTCGAAGTGGGCTCAGTGGGCCGACTGTGGTTCATATTAGACTAAAGATggagaattttaattcaaaaatcttGCGATGatctgataattttaatttatttgtttgctGCACTGAGTGCGCACATGGATAGGTTTTAGTGCAAGATTGTAGGTAACTTGAAATTTTCATCATGGAAAAAGACCACGATTATGatttataaaaggccaaatgacttatttccacttgtgatttagtttattttcaaactctcacccgtagaattttaaaaactcaaacatttacttttatattaaaattttctattaaaattaaatataaaaccgttattaaacaaaaaatattaaaaaactaaaattttatctcttttttattttaaattaataatttctttctatctaaaaatttaaaaagttaactttttttcttaaagtttttttttctttctctaataACTAGAATTGGACTTGCCAACTTTGTCTTTCCACCTATGTGTTCATCGTCTCTCTCTTCATCAGTTTCATTCTATCAAAATTAGTTGAAACCAAATGACACCCATCTGCTCTTCTTTCTatcaaatcaagaaaaaattagtaataatcGATGTTTTAGTTTCACTgacaaaagaataaacaaatgCGTCACTCTTGATTTAGATGAAAAGCAGATGTTTGGGGAAAGAGCGTCGAGGGACTAAAAGCGTTgaaatcatctttatctttgTTTGGGGGAAGAACAATTGAATGTCATTTAGTTTGGCATGTTTTGATGAAATGAAACTGCAgacatagagagagagagagagagaggacaAATACATGGATGGAAAGATGAAGTTGGTCAATTAGATTTCGATCACTAGAGAGGGAGGAAAAAAACCTAGAGAAAAAagctaatttttcaaacttttaaataaaaaaaattattagttctttaaactttttttttggagtaatttttttattaaataatagttttatttttaatcccaacaaaaaaattttaaattctaccTACATCACTAAATAGCCTACGATATATCACATTATCATTGtgacaatttattttaaaaattttttattatataataaatcaaacaaaataatatttataataattattgagttaATTAAGATTATCCTAAATTAACGGTCCCTCataatcttttttcaaattattttatcaccTCCGTTTGTCAAGTAATTTGATTGTCATAAGATAATATGATTAacatatattcataataaatatgaaatgctgacaaaattaatattaattttattaccattttaggttacttaatgaattaatcaatttaGTTCAAAATAACTAACAATTTTGGTCGTTAATCATTAATTCTGttgctttttaaatttaaccgtTTGTCCGGTCCAAACATACTTCAATTTGCTTTCACAATATTacccttttctttcccttcacatattattttatagtaacaATAATACTGCGATACAAAACTTGCTTTGAAGGGTATAAAGGTCCTTGCGTATAGAAGTTTCACCAGAGTAAGCGGTGGGTTTTAGAATTCTTCTCGTAAAGGATACTCACTGTGatgttgttgatattatttaatttcagaCGTGGTggatttgcttttttttttttttaatctggaGAAATAATTAAGATGAAGGGGAGCCTAGCTGAGCTGCTAAAGGCTAAAGCCGAAGCCACCGTGTCTCGGACATCATGGTCAAAGTCACAATTCTTTTACTTTCCAGATTCCTCCCTAACAAAACATGAAGGCCACCagttatttacatattttattcatttaaaaaaataataattgaaatctCATCTTGAAGCAGAGAAAGAGAGAGCGTACAGGTGGATCTAGTCTGTGAGTGTACGAAAGAGGTTGGCTCGCGCACGTGTTCAAGTTTTCTCTCCGTCAATTcctcaattctaattttaacttcaaaatttaCACCTCCACTTTTTTGAATTTGCTATATTTGATTTTTCGTATTTCTGAATATCATTATCGTCTTTCCCTTTGATTCATGCCTCCGCTGGTTTCTGGATAATCTGGgtgagttttttttcttttatcctcttttttttttgaatttaccATATCCTGTTCTTTATTTTGAGTAATCGTTGCTTATCTTCTTcatttaaactttaataatttcTAGATTTCAGTTCGTGTATGTCTCTTTATTGAATCCTGAATTCAAGTTGGATAGAATTATGCGTTGACTGGTGCTATCAATGAGCATTTTAATTACTAGATTTATGTTCAATTTATGCTCAGTTTGATTCCGGCTGGGAAGTAACGAATGGAGTTTTAGCTTACTCGTTGGATTCCGTAAGATGCATGAATTCTGagttaattatgtaattattccTTTTCGATATGTAATGAAGTTGCTAAAAAGTGAGCAAGCAATACGGGAGCAGCCTAAACGAATGGAGTTGTTGGAGAGAGAGTAGGATGGCCTTGTTAATTTCTGGAATTTTTTGGatgatatttaattttaggATGAATCTCAGTTTGAgcaaaatatgtaaattttgcttcatttttcaAAGCATATCGTTAATGACCTCAGGAAGTTGTTTCTCAATTAAGCAGTTGGTTAATATAGTTAGTAAGCCCTTTAATTAACTTGTAGAGTTGGTATCCCACGTTTGAAAGacttaaatattgtatttatagaGATTCAGTTTTAGGGAGTTGCCTAGAGTAGCGATCAATGTGGAAGCATCATACGACTTTGTAATCATAATTCCTTTGTGTTTCTGGTACggataaaatttattgtttctttattgattattgaatatatcAATCAACTCTGGTAGTTGTTAAATATCTATCAATTGTGGATTGGTGATTAGTAAGCTGTAGACTTGGCCGCTGAAGTGCTTTAGCTATTTGTGTGGACTTCTATATCCAAAAACTTATCATAAATTTCCAAGTTGGCTGCATTCTGGGAAATTAACATGACTCGGGTTGTGATTTCATgctaaaattttgtcatttagtTTAtcatagttattttattttctatacaTCTGATTCGTAATTATTTGGACTTCAGTTCCTTGCACTACTTGAAGACATCATTTGCATGGAGGATATTAAAATTGCTGACCAAATGCCAGCTCCAGAGTCTTTTTTATCCCCCATAGTTGATAATGATGCTTCCACCGAAGCTTCAACAGCTTCAGTTATCAATGGAAAAGTATCTGAATTTCCAAATATGGAAAGTTCCACATCAGAACCTGTACATGATGCTGCTGATTACCGAGTTTTGGAACAAGATCAAAATCTTTCAACTGGCAATACCATGTCAATTTCAACAGTTGCAGCTGTTCAATCAGAGACAGAGGATAGGGATACAGTGAAGGAAGAATCAAAAACTGAAGCCATGCATCACAACTATGGTGGGAGTGAATCTCAAGACACTGGATCTAATAATCATGCTGATGATAGTAATATACCCTCTGCAACTGGCAATAACATGTCAATTCCAACAGTTGCAGCTGTTCAATCAGAGACAGAGGATAGGGATACAGTGAAGGAAGATTCAAAAGCAGAGGCCATGCATCACAACAATGATGGGAGTCAATCTCAAGATGCTGGATCTAATAATCATGCTGATGATAGCAATATACCCTCCTCAAGTAGCAATGCCATGACAATTTCAACAGTTGCAGCTGATCAATCAGAGACAGAAGATAGGGATACAGTGAAGGTAGATTCAAAAGCTAAACCCATGCATCACAACTATGATGGGAGTGAATCTCAAGATGCTGGATCTAATAATCATGCTGATCATAGTAGTATACCCTTTTCAACTGGCAATACCATTTCAAGTTCAACAGTTGCAGCTGATCAATTAGAGACAGAGGATAGGGATACAGTGAAGGAAGATTCAAAAACTGAAGCCATGCATCACAACTACAATGGGAGTGAATCTCAAGATGCTGGATCTAATAATCGTGCTGATGATAGTAATACACCCACTTCAACTGGCAATACCATGTCAATTTCAACAGTTGCAGCTGATCAATCAGAGACAGAAGATAGGGATACAGTGAAGGAAGATTCAAAGGCTGAAGTCATGCATCACAACAATGATGGAAGTGAATCTCAAGATGCTGGATCTAATAATCATGCTGATGCTAGTAATGTACCCTCTTCAACCGGCAATAACATGTCAATTTCAACAGTTGCGGCTGATCAATCAGAGACAGAGGATAGGGATGCAGTGAAGGAAGATTCAAAAACTGAAGCCATGCATCACGACTTTGATAGGAGTGAATCTCAAGATGCTGGATCTAATAATCATAGTGATGATAGTAATATACCCTCTTCTTCCTCACCTCAGGCACTAGATTCTAGAATTGACCAGCATGCTGAGCCATCTAATGATCTTGATTTACCCCATGCAAAGCTTGCCACTATTGCTGTGAGAGCCCCAGCAACAGTCAATTCTCCTAAACAAGTTATAGATTCTCCTATCCATCATGTCAATTCTCCTAAACAAGTTATAGATTCTCCTATCCATCGTGTCAATTCTCCTAAGCATGCTTTTGGTTCTCCTAAACAATCTGTCAATTCTCCTAGATATGGTATCAGTTCTCCCAAGCTCGTTAATCAGGCTAACAGGAAGAGAGGTCTTATTGACACTACTGCACCTTTCGAGTCTGTCAAAGAGGCTGTTTCCAAATTTGGAGGAATTGTTGATTGGAAAGCTCATAGAATGCAAACTATGGAGGTACATGTCATTTgtgctttcttcttcttagtCTTTTGCATGAATGCTTAAAGGAATACTAATCTCATTTCTTTAATGCTTGATTCTGAAAGTTGCATTATATTTATCATTGTGCTTCACTGATAGATATGTCTGTCCACTAAAATTGACTTTCATTTCTTTGGCCATGTAGAGACAGAAGTATGTAGAGCAGGAACTGGATAAGGCACA
This is a stretch of genomic DNA from Mangifera indica cultivar Alphonso chromosome 11, CATAS_Mindica_2.1, whole genome shotgun sequence. It encodes these proteins:
- the LOC123229134 gene encoding UDP-glucuronate:xylan alpha-glucuronosyltransferase 2 isoform X1 translates to MGETLGLQKIMKVTASKALVIRINLFFLAFFFIIYVCIFLHPSSTAYFENAASLVRCSLRECQHKVEKSMKMEAIFEDTQANDPKPKRNLTKTEFPNFMTSVGRGMKIGMVNMDEYDISEWKIYGETMSVDFERVSKYFKWPDLFPEWIDEEEENDTPTCPEIPMPDFRKYDIMDIIVAKLPCKFPEEGWEREVFRLQVHLIVANLAVRKGKRDWNWRTKVVFWSKCRPMLELFRCDDLVRREGDWWYFVPEIARLEQKVSLPVGSCKLSLPLWGQGNDEIYDLSRIKSATKTVKREAYATVLHSKDRYVCGAITLAQSLLKTGTKRDLLLLIDKSISAPKREALVAAGWKIRIITRIRNPMAEKGTYNEYNYSKFRLWQLTDYDKIIFIDADIIVLRNLDLLFHFPQLSATGNDIWIFNSGIMVIEPSNCTFRILMNRRREIVSYNGGDQGFLNEIYVWWHRLPRRVNFLKNFWANTTLEASLKNHLFAADPPELYSVHYLGLKPWLCYRDYDCNWDIENQHVYASDVAHERWWKLHDAMDEKLQKFCGLTEQRRIELDWDKKKAREAGLPNKHWRINVTDPRRSHLID
- the LOC123229134 gene encoding UDP-glucuronate:xylan alpha-glucuronosyltransferase 2 isoform X2 yields the protein MKMEAIFEDTQANDPKPKRNLTKTEFPNFMTSVGRGMKIGMVNMDEYDISEWKIYGETMSVDFERVSKYFKWPDLFPEWIDEEEENDTPTCPEIPMPDFRKYDIMDIIVAKLPCKFPEEGWEREVFRLQVHLIVANLAVRKGKRDWNWRTKVVFWSKCRPMLELFRCDDLVRREGDWWYFVPEIARLEQKVSLPVGSCKLSLPLWGQGNDEIYDLSRIKSATKTVKREAYATVLHSKDRYVCGAITLAQSLLKTGTKRDLLLLIDKSISAPKREALVAAGWKIRIITRIRNPMAEKGTYNEYNYSKFRLWQLTDYDKIIFIDADIIVLRNLDLLFHFPQLSATGNDIWIFNSGIMVIEPSNCTFRILMNRRREIVSYNGGDQGFLNEIYVWWHRLPRRVNFLKNFWANTTLEASLKNHLFAADPPELYSVHYLGLKPWLCYRDYDCNWDIENQHVYASDVAHERWWKLHDAMDEKLQKFCGLTEQRRIELDWDKKKAREAGLPNKHWRINVTDPRRSHLID